The DNA sequence GAAAGAGATTGTTCCTGAGTTCTTGACCCTGCTACACGGGGTGATCGACTCGCCGGATATTCCGCTGAACGTATCGCGCTCTTACCTGCAAGCCGACGCTAATGTCAAGAAAATCAATTCTTACATTACCAAGAAGGTCGCAGATAAGCTGAGCGAGTTGTTTAAGAAAGATCGCCCATCGTACGAGGAGAAGTGGAATGACTTGAGCGTTTTCGTGAAGTACGGAATGATCTCTGATGAGAAATTCTACGAGAAAGCAACCAAGTTTGTCCTCTTGAAGAATGTAGACGAGGAGACCTTTACCTTAGAGGATTATCGCGCCAAAGTAGATGTCGCCCAAAAAGACAAGCACGAGCGCACGGTAATGATATACGCCAATGACCCCGCCTCGCAAGACGCGGCGATTACTGCGGCCAAGAAGCAGGGTTACGACGTGCTGCTGCTAGACCATATCATCGACAACCACTTCCTGCAAACGCTGGAGCAGAAGGAAAGCAAGCTTACCTTCGTAAGGATTGATTCAGACACGGTGGATAACCTCGTACAAAAAGACGAGACCAAGGAATCTGTACTGAACGAGGAGCAGACCACCACGGTGAAAGAACTTTTTGGTAAAGTAGCAGGTGAAGGGAAAGCCATTGAGGTGAAGCCCCTTTCTCCGGATGACCAGCCGGTACAGATTGTTCGCCCTGAGTTTATGCGACGGATGAAGGAGATGCAAGCTATGCAAGGCATGGACTTTGGCGGATTCCCCGATGATTACAAAGTAATTGTCAACGCCAACCACCCACTGGTAGCTGATAAGGTGCTGAATGCCGAAGGAGAAGGCCAGAACGAAGTGGCTGACTACCTCTACAAGCTGGCGCTGCTGAACCAGAACATGCTGAAAGGCAAGGAGCTGACGGCTTTTGTGGAAAAGAGCATGGGCTTTTTGAAGTAGGGTACAGGGTGCGTTTTTTTTTGAACCACTTAAGGCACATGAGGGCACCTAAGGTTTATGTTTCCACTACATAGGAATGCGAGGTGTAAGGTGCGGTTAATACTTCCGACTTCGCATTTCCGACTTCCGACTTCTAGTGCGGGGTACTTGGTATATAAAAAAGGTTTGTCGAGTGAGAGCACTTGATAAACCTTTTTTATTTTGCCAACTCCCGCAACAGCTGTTGAGCTTGGGAACCGTACATGCCATTGCCCGCTGCGGCCAATTCCTGAAGGAGATTTTGACCTTCCTCCTGGCGGTCGAGCCGCAAATAGACCAGTGCCAGGTACCATTGGGCGGCCATACGATCCATTGCAGGCACATCAACAGCCAGACACTGCTCCAACGCCTGCTCGGCGGCGTAATAGTCACCCATTTGCATAGCAGCCATGGCCGTATAGCGGAGGATAAAACCATCGAAGGGGTGACCTTCTCGCAAGGATTGAAATAGGGCCAGGCTTTGTTGGTAGTCTTGTTGCTGGTACGCTTCCAAAGCTACAGATAAGCCGGGGACGGTGGTTTCTTCTTCGCCTCGAACGGCCAGATAGTCTTCGTTTTCGGCGCTGATGGCAAAATATTCGGCGTACAAACTGGCTGGTTGTTGATCGTGATAGTAAGCCCACGCGGCCCAGGCCGTAAAGACTAATAAAGCTACCGCAGCGGCAGCCGTCCAGCGAATATTGGTCGTTTTGGGGCGAGGGTGCCAGCCTTGGCGGATATCATTCAAATCATTTTGTAGTTCAACTCCCGAAAGGCCGCTTTCGCGTAAACCATCGAGGGCCGTTTGGGCCAGTGGGTCGCGCAGGAGGGTTTGCTCTACTTCGTAGCGTTCATCACTTGCTAGTTTACCTTCCAGATAGAGGAGCAGGCGGCTGGGTCTGTTTTTAGTTTTATCGTTCATTCTGACAGTTTATTTTTACTGTCCTGCTGTTGTAGTATCCACCGTTTCAGTTTTAGTCGACCATTCTGCAGGTGACTTTTCACTTCTCTGAGGCTAAACCCGGTGGTTTGTGCAATCTCTTGGTAAGATTGGTATTCGTACAAAAATAAATTTAGGCATTTCTGCTGAGGACTGGTCAAATCAGCTAGCCCATTTTCTAATAATTTGTCCTGAGCTATCTCTTCAGCGTAGCAGTGCCGCCGAAAAGCTTCGTTGAGCATAAAGCCCTCTTCTTGTGCTTGGGTTTGCAGCCATTGGCGCAAGTTCTTGCGTGCTTTGGCTTGCTGCCGAATAAAATAGAAGCATTCGTGGCGGGCCATGCTCAATAGCCAGTGATCAAAGCGCTCAATTGCTTTGCCAGACAGGCCCGTATAAGCTTTTTGAAAAATACTCAAGGTCAAATCCTTGCTATCTTCCCGATGTGCTGTCAGGTTCAGGCAGATGCCAAACACCAAAGCGTGATAACGTTCAAAAAGCTCATCAAAATAAACATCGTTGCCCGATTGCTGAAAGCGCTTCACCAATTGTGTATCATCCAGATGTTTTATCCTACGTCGCCAGCGCACCCGCCCGATCATCCTTTATGAATTGAGGTAACGTTCCCGTAAAATCTGCAAATGATGGCGCTCGTGGCCAGCAATCATGTACACCATGGCCCTAGCCGTACAGGGTTGCTCTTTGGCCTCGCCGATGGTGCTGAGTGCCTCGTCATCGAGATGCTGAAAAAAAGCGAGGGTTGCCGCTCTGAGTGCTTGGTACTCCGCCATAATAGAAGTGCCGGTACGGTGGTTGGCGCGGGAAGCAGGCACGTAAGCATTGTGATCAAAGCCAGGCAGGGAAGTCTTATCGCCACGCGCCGCCGAAAGCCCACGGTAACTAAATACCCGCTCTACATCCATCAGGTGTACCAGCACTTCCTTGATGGTCCATTTGTCTTCCGCATAGCGGTAATTCCATTGCGCTTCGGTCAAATTTTCCGTCAACGCTAGTATTTCTTTTAAGCCTTGTGCCAGAAACTCCAGCACACGCCCATCGTCTGCTACTTTATTAATGTAAACGGGTGCCCAATCGGGATGCTGATCGGGGGTAGGTTTGGAAATCGTTCTCATATCGTTTTTGTTTCGGTGCTATTTCTGTGCGATTCCGACGGAAGGTCGGGATCGCGGGAGTGCCGACTATGTCGGCGGTAGCCGTCACGAGGCTTCGGAACGAGCTTTAGCGAACACTATCAGCCATTCGTGGAAATAAAAAAAAGCTTGCTAAAGCTCTTAGTATGCCAAAACTAGGGCTTTCTGCTAAATAAATTCGCTCTATACTTGATTCTTAGTAAAAAAACAATTTACTTTGCATTTCAAAGTACTTTATGAGTCATTATCCTCACCAGCCATTAGATCAATTGCGCGACATCCATCGGATGATGGAACGCACCAGTAAGTTTATCGGACTAAGTGGCCTATCAGGCGTAGGTGCGGGTATCTTTGCTTTGATTGGAGCCCTGATGGCACATTGGTACTTGATGGCCGGAGGCTTGAAGGGGTATGGTGCTTCGTTGCATTACTGGCCCAGTCAGCCTCATCCCTGGGGATGGCCGCCACTGACTTTCTACCTTTTAGATGCGGGTTTTGTCTTGGCGGGTGCCCTCACCAGCGGCATCTATTTCACTACCCGACGTGCTCAGCGCAAGGGGCAAGCCATTTGGGATGCGCTTACGCGGCGACTGCTGCTCCATTTAGCGATACCGCTGGTGGTGGGAGGGATTTTTTGCTTAGCGATGTTTTATCATGGCTACTTGGGCCTTGTTGGCCCCGCAACCCTTATTTTCTATGGATTAGCCCTTGTAAACGGGAGTAAATTCACCTTACAGGATGTTTACTACCTGGGCCTTTGTGAAATCGTACTTGGCTGCATTGGCGTATTTTTCATCGGTTGGGGCTTATTGTTGTGGACCATTGGCTTTGGGGTCTTGCATATTGTCTACGGCATCATGATGTATTTGAAATACGAACGAGGAGCATGAAAGAACTGATCACCCATCTAAGGAAAGCTTTCGACCACCGGGTACGCCTGGGGGTCATGTCTATGCTGATGGTCACGGATTGGGTAGATTTCACTCATTTGCGGGATCACTTGGAAATCAGTGATGGCAATTTAGCCAGCCATCTCAAGGCCTTGGACAAAGAAGGCTACGTTGAACTACGCAAGCAATTTATTGGCCGAAGACCAAATACCAGCTACCGGGTAACGGAAAAAGGTCGGGTTGCTTTTTTAGACCACCTGGCGTATTTAGAAAAAATCATCAATTTGCAAAAAGAGGATGAGGAATAAGGCTTTCTTTTCTTTTTGATTTTTTTTGTCCTTTTATTGCGCAAAAAACAAATTGAGCATTCTTTGTGGTTTTTGAAATAGTTGACACGCTTGAAGTAAATCGCTTTGCCACCTATTTCACAACCGAATGCTCAATTTGTTTTTGTGCTGTTTTTTAACTTTGAAAAACAAAGTACTTTCTAATGAAAAAATCTTTCCTGATACTTTTACTTGCACTCTGGTGGCACCTGCTCACCTGGGAAGCCCAGTTGGGGTTGAATACGCTATTGTTCAGCGTATCCATTACCGCAGCTCTCGTCTGGATAAAGCCGCAAGCTTTTGCACGCACAGAAGTAAAATACCTCTTAGCGGCGTGGTGCACTGCTGGCTTTTGGGTCTTTTGGCACAATTCTATACTCAGTATAATGGTCTACTCCTTATTTGGTTTTGTGACACTGGGCTATCTGCAGGAAATAAAAGTACGCTTTTGGGTATTTGGCATTGTTGAAAGTATTCGAGCCTTATTTGGTGGTTGGTGGATAAGTATTCGCCACCAGGGGGAAGAACTAGGGGATAAATACGCTTTTTTGCCTTCCTGGCGAAAGGTGCGTCTCTTGATCCTACCGGTCTTGATTGTGCTTCCTTTTTACCTTATTTACAGCAAAGCCAATACCGCTTTGGAGGCTTTTAATACGACCCTCCTCAACTGGGCAGACCGCCTGTTTCAGCTAGAACTCGACTGGTCTCGTGTTGTGGTCTTCTTGTTGGGCTGGGCACTGGTGGCTGCTTTCCTGGGGCGTCGAAACGGCATTGCCCCACTCCACCAATGGGTAGCCAACTGGACCTATCCTTTACACCGTAAACGACAAAGACTTTGGCCTGCTAAAACCATGGCCCTGAAGCAAGAATACCAAAGTGCCTTGCTCACCTTTACCGCCCTGAATGTTCTGCTGGGTATCATCAACCTCCTGGATATTGTCTTCGTTTGGTTTTCCCGCCAAGAACGTACGGCTAGTGAGCTGAGTGCTTATGTTCACGAGGGTACCTGGCTGCTTATTTTCTCCATCGTTTTAGCCATGATGGTGGTATTGGGCTTCTTCCGGGCCAACCTCAATTTCATTACCAACAATCAGCGCTTGCGCCTGCTGGCCTACGTGTGGCTGGGGCAGAATGCCTTCCTGGCGCTTTCAGTAGGCGTTCGGAATGGGCATTACATCCATCACTATGCCCTGGCACATGGCCGGGTTGTGGTGGTCTTCTTCCTGGCATTGGTTTTATTTGGTTTGTTTACGATGTACCTGAAAGTCAAAGGTCCGAAAACCATTTATTTCCTTCTACAAACCAACGCTACTGCGGTGATGGTCGCCCTACTCCTTGCATCCAGCTTCAATTGGGATCGTTTCATCACCAATTACAACTTAAAAAGGGAAAACCCCGATCTGTACCTGCTGGTGCAGGGTTTGGGCAACAACCTAACGCCATTGCTCCAAGCTGCCGAGGGAAATACCATGCTGGCAGATCAATTGCAAGCTTATGACCTCAGCAAACGGGGAGACCGCTTGGCGAGAAAGTGGGAAAAAACCGATTGGCGCAGTTGGAACTGGAGCGAATACCGGCAGTACCAAGCCTGGCAAAAATATCTAAAAACGATCAAATAAAAATCAAAGGATATGACTACCCTCTCTGTACGGCTTCCGCTTCATGGGCTTCGAAGTCAGTTTCTCCATTTCATGTACGAAAAAACGTTCCCGCTCTACGCTCGGATATCCACTCGGCCCCGGCCTCAGTGGCAGCTTAATCGCGATGACCTCTTACAGCTTCCACCGGGTAGCCTAGGCCAGCGGGTAGGGCAATTTCTGGGCGGTAATCAACTTCAGCTGATTCCCGGTTTTGAAAACCACGATGTATTCCACGTGCTGCTGGAATATGGTCTCAGCGCTCCCGAAGAAGTAGTACTACAATGGTGCCTGCTCGGCAATGGCAAAAGGAGTGTTTACGCCTTTTTAGCTGCTTTTACGGGTGCCGTTTTCTTTCCCGAATACTGGGGCCGATTTCGGCAGGCTTTTCGCAGAGGCCGAGAATTACGCACCTTTCACCATTGGTATTACGAATATCTACTCCGGGAAAACCTTGCTGATTTACAGCACTTCCTAGCGGGTGGGGAGCTGCGGAAAGAATGTACTGTTTACTGAGTTGGTGCTCTCCCGACCTTTGGTCGGGATCACGAGGGTGTTCGTTCCGAAATATCGGAACGAACACTGCAAAGACTTAAGCTTCAACAAAAACTCCTATTGATCATCAACAAATCACTTACCCAATGAAATCATTCCTGCATTCCTTTTTTCAAAAAGAACGCGCGCTCTTGTTTTTAAGCTTGTTGGCTTCGGGCCTGGTCTTTTTCAGGATATTCTGCTTACAGGAAACGTCGATTGATGGTTATTCAGGTCTACTATCCTGGCCACGGCTCCGATTTCTTTTCCTTGGCTGGAACCTGCTGCTGGCCTGGATTCCGCTGGGACTAGTATACCTTCTGCCGAAGCTCCCCAAAAAACGATGGCTACAGGGTGGCATACTAACCCTTTGGTTATTGTTCTTCCCCAACGCTCCTTATTTGATGACCGATTTGATTCACCTAAGCGAACGGCCTGGTATCCCTTTGTGGTTTGACGCTTTGTTGCTGTTTACTTTTGCCTACTTGGGACTGATTTTAGGGGTGCGCGCACTGGAGGGTTTGCGTGGCTACTTACGCCAGCAATATTCCGGGAGTTGGGCCCATGGATTCACCTTTGTAACCCTGCTGCTTAGTGGGCTGGGCATCTACCTGGGCCGCGTGCTACGCTGGAACAGTTGGGATGCCTTACTTCGCCCAAGAGGGCCTATTCTGGATGCCTTGGCCCTGGTACACTCACCTTTCCAAAATGGGGAAGCGTGGTTGATGATTTTCCTTTTCACCCTCGTTTTTAGTACCATTTTCTGGAGTCAAAGTGGGCAGATTCGCAATGCGCCATGATGTAATGGTCTGTTCTTTGCTTTTGAGATAGCCGTCCGCAAGATCCTGCTCTTACGGCGAAGGCAGCCCTCCTCCGACCCTCCGGGCCACCTCCTCCAAAGGAGGACAGGGTGGGTTACTAAGTAGTGTTATCGTGTTTGCGGCTAGTACACTAGGCGATAGTGTAATTCTGAAGAAGCCACTTATTATCGGTGCCCGCAGAAAATTACAGCTGGTTATTACGTAGCTACATTTCGACTGCTTTTATCCACCTATGATAAAAAAGCCCCGAAATTGCGTTCGGGGCTTCTCTTAAAGCGACTATTTGACCTAAAGTCTATTAGAGTTGTTCTGCTGGGACAAGTTTTGCTGCAAGCGAAAAATTTTATCCTGAGCTGCGTTAGATTTTTCGCCGAATTGCCCGCATTCGGCTGCAAAATCTGCCTTGCCCAGAAGAAAATTTTAGCGCTTTCGCTAAAACAGCCCCCAGCAGAACAACTCTATTTCTTAAAAAGCGTATTGATTGGCAGCAATCAAGGTGTCGGCAATCCGACGACGCTCTTGCTTAACGTTTACGGGCGGGTACTTTGTAAACCGCTTGATCCCCATCAAGAAGGTACGGAGTAGATCGCCTTCTGCGAAAGAAGCTACCGCGTCGGAGGCTTCCTTGTTGATGCGAGCGGTGGCATCGTGGATCAACACCTTTAAGATCGCGTCATATACTTCCTGCGCCTGGGGCTTATCGTCCATGTCTGCCAACTTTTGAACACGCAGCAAGGTACTTTCTGTCTGAAAAACATCAATCAGAATATTGGCCAGGTTCATTACAATTTCCTGCTCCGTCTTAAGGTTCAGTTGGCCTTCCATTTGCATTTTTCCTGCGGCACCGGCTACCATCAGGAGGATTTTTTTAAACTCAGCTACGGCTTTTATTTCTTGGCCGTAAGGACCTTCTGGTTGTTCCAAGGAAGGCATACTTGCCAGTTCCTTCTGCACCGCCCAGGCAGGGCCTACCATATCAAAAGCACCAGCGATTCCCCGACGGAAAAACATATCCACCGAAAGGAGGCGGTTGATCTCGTTGGTTCCCTCGTAAATGCGGTTGATACGGCTATCGCGGTAAGCACGGGCCGCAGTTCCTTCTTCAGAATAACCCATACCACCGTGAATCTGCAGATTTTCATCCACGATATAATCCAAAGCCTCCGAGCCAATCACTTTGAGTAAAGCACACTCGATGGCATACTCTTCAGCAGCCTGCAATTTGGCTTGCCCAAAACCTACGCCTTGTTTTTTGAGGTTTTCGTTCCAGTCTTGCATCAACTGACTAGTACGGTAAAGCGCGCTTTCACTGGCAAACACCCGAATGGTCTGCTCTGCCAATTTGTATTTTATCGCACCAAAGTTGGCAATCGGCTGCTTGAACTGGTGGCGCTCATTGGCGTAGCGAACAGAGATCGTGATACATTCTTTAGCTCCACCGTTGCTCAAGGCATTCAACTTGAAGCGCCCGGTATTCAGGGCATTAAATGCAATGAGGTGACCTTTACCAATCTCTCCCAACACATTGCCAACAGGTACCTTCACATCTTCGAAAAACACCTGTCGGGTAGAGGAACCTTTGATCCCCAGCTTGGCTTCTTCGGCGCCTAAAGAGAGTCCTTCACTTTTCCGAGGAACAATGAAGCCCGTAAATTTATCACCATCGATCTGCGCAAATACGATGAAGAGATCCGCAAATCCTGCGTTTGAAATCCACATCTTCTGCCCATTCAAAACGTAGTGTTGACCATCTGGGGTAAGGTCTGCCCGGGTCTTGGCGGCCAGCGCGTCAGAACCAGAGCCTGGCTCGGTCAAACAGTAAGCTGCTTTCAGCTCACCCGTAATCAAGCGAGGTAAAAAAGCTTCTTTTTGTTGATCTGTACCGAAATACAGGATTGGTAACATTCCAATTCCCGTGTGCGCGGCGTAAGAAACGGTAAATGCGCCAGAGGGGCCCATCGCATCGCAAATAAGGGTGTTGGTATTGGTATCCAACTCCATCCCTCCATATTCTTCGGGCATGTGCGTCCCCAGGAGTCCCAATTCTGCTACAGCATCCAATAACTTGGCAGCAATATTGTCTTCCTGTTTTTCGATCTTTTCCGTATTGGGAAAGATTTGCGTTTCGATAAAATCGCGCACCATGTCGCGGATCATCCGCTGTTCTTCGTTGAATTCTTCGGGGATGAAAATTTCTTCCGGGCGGGTATCCCTTACCAGGAACTCTCCACCACGTAGTGTTTTTTCGGAGGTTGCTACTTCAGCCATTGGTCAATTTTGTTTAGTCGTTTCAAGCAAAAAGAAATGGATTTTCACCAAAAAAGCGCCTTTTAGCGAAAATTCGCTACAAACTTAACGACTTTACCGTACAATGCAAAGGCCAAATTGTTGATTTTTGCGAAAATTCGCTAATTAACCGTACGCGCCAATCTAAAGCCGGTATTAAAATTGCCCCGTCCGGGAGACTTTTCCTGCCGATAGGCACAGCGTACTTCTGGCTGAAGGTTGCGCCAGGAGCCTCCTCTCACGATTCGGTACCCACCAATGTTAGATCCGCGGGGGTCTTCCTTGGGCGAATCTTTATAATAATCTTCATCAAAATAATCCCAACACCATTCCCATACATTGCCGCTCATATCATAAACGCCCAGCTCATTGGGCAAGAACTGCCCCACTGGTGCAGTGTGAGCGTAGCCATCATCACGCGGCGTGGTTTTCCACCGAAAACTACAATTGGCATCACAAAAGTTGGCGTAATCATCAAGTAGGTGCTCGGAAGAGGTGCCTGCGTAGCGCTCGCTGGCACGAATAGTGCGTCGGGTTGTTTTTTCCGAGCTATTGCTCCAGCTGGCTGCATATTCCCATTCTGCCTCGGTAGGGAGGCGATAACCATTTGCTTGCCAATCGGCATAAAAGACCTTCTCATCCGAACCATCAAAGGCTTTTTCAATTTCTACCCGGTACACTTTGGTGTAACCTTCTTGCTCACTCCGCCAATTGCAGTAGGCCACGGCATCATACCAACTCACATTGATCACTGGCATTTGATCGCGCCCCCAACGTTCGTCTCGGGGTAGTGGACGACTTGTGGACGAACAAAAGCGATCGTATTCCGCAAAGGTGAGTTCATATTTACCGATTTCAAATGTACTTATGGTCACCATGTGCGCTGGCTTTTCATTGAGGCCACCATCACCAAAATTGTCGCCCATGCGAAAGGTACCACCGGGTACGGTAATCATCTCCGTCACCAACAATTCCCCCGCATCGACCGCTACATCGGACAGCTTAGCGGTTTCAAAAACAGGGCTCAAAGAAAGGAAGCTTAGCGCAAAAGCGGTAAAAAAGAAGAGGGGGACATAACTACATAGGGTTTTCATACCGTGCTTTTTGTTTGGAAGATAAGTTTTTTTAGTAAAATGAGCGCGCATCTAATCTTTGACAAACTCATAATTATGGGGTATTTTTACTATCAAAATGGCCAGCATACCCGTTATCCCTCGCGCTGTTTCTCTGCCCACGACGCTCAGTTTTGCTCATGACCCCATTGCCGGTTTACAAGCCTATAGCGAACGCTACGGAAACACCTTTTATCTCTACATTGGTGGTGTTTCCAAGTCCTTGATCACCATTGATCCTGAAGTGGCGCAACATGTGCTTCAAAAACAGCATCGTCGTTACGAAAAATCACCGATCCAGACCGATGTACTTTCCAAATATGTAGGGCGGGGTTTACTCACCAATACCGGTAGCTCCTGGCTCCGGCAACGTCGCCTGATTCAACCTGGCTTCCATCGTGATCGGCTGGCAGCATTAACCAAGATCATGCAGGGGGTGATTGACCAAGAGCTGGATCTACTTAGCCAACGTAGCAATGACCAAGCGGTGGATGTATACGAAGAAATGCTACGGATTACCTTCCGGATTGTGGGGAGAGCTATCTTTAGCGAAGATGTGGTGGAGGAAGAATTGGATCAATTAGGAGACAAGATTACCCAAATTCAGGAATACGTGATCAAAGAAGTACGCCTCCCCTTCCTGCGTTGGTGGTATATCCTGTCGGGTATGCGAGACCGCAACCTCGGCCTTTCCCGCGACATTCTCGATATGCAGCGGAAGTTTATCCGCCGTCGGGAAGAAAGTGGCGCCACCCGTGATGATCTTTTGCAAATGCTCCTCGACGCTCGCTACGAAGATACCGGCCTACCCATGGAGGAACAACAACTCGTGGAAGAAACGGGTATTCTCTTTGTAGCTGGCCACGAAACTTCGGCCAATGCACTGGCCTGGACGCTTTATCTGCTGGCTAAGCATCCCGAAATACAAGAGCAAGTACGACAAGAACTGAAAGAAACAGCACCCGATCGATCGCCAGCCTTCACCGACCTTAGGTCTTTGCCGATCTTAACGAACGTTATCCAGGAGGCGATGCGACTGTATCCTCCCGCCTGGATCACCGATCGGGTAGCCCTTGAGGACGACGAAATCGGTGGTGCCAAAATCCCCAAAGGCACGGTCATCATTCCTTTCATTTACGGTATTCATCACTCCACCCAGTTTTGGGACGACCCTGAAGTTTTTCGCCCTGCGCGCTTTCAAAACAACCCTTCACCTTATACTTATTTCCCCTTTGGTGGAGGTCCTCGCCTCTGTATTGGCAATAATTTTGCGATGATGGAAATGCAGTTGGTGATTGCTGCCTGGCTAAGGCGGTTTTCTTTCCAATTAATTCCTGATCAAGGGGTTAAGGCTAAAGCCTTGATTACTTTGCGCCCAGCGAATGGAATTAAGATGTATCTACAAGAGAATAAATAATTTACAATGTGTTAACACTCAGCGATGTAAAAATTTTCTGCTTGCTCAATAAAAAAATAGTAGTTGAAAATTTTGGGATTCTCCTGAAAACGTGTTTTTTTTGTTGCGGTTTCGTTAATCACGGAA is a window from the Lewinella sp. LCG006 genome containing:
- the htpG gene encoding molecular chaperone HtpG gives rise to the protein MKKGNIAVQTENIFPIIKQFLYSDQEIFLRELISNAVDATTKLKTLAQKGEATGELGDLTIEIIADKENKTLTIRDRGIGMTEEEVEKYLNQVAFSSAQDFLEKYKDEANIIGHFGLGFYSAFMVASKVEAVTKSFQEGAQGVTWSCEGDPSFELVNNDKASRGTDIVLHISDDATEYLEDSRIEELLNKYCKFLPIPIQFGTRKESVTEGEGEEAETKEIEVPNIINEHDPIWKKSPSDLTDEDYKDFYQVMYPFSAPPMFWIHLNIDYPFNLTGILYFPKLNNAFEVQKNKIQLYSNQVYVTDEVKEIVPEFLTLLHGVIDSPDIPLNVSRSYLQADANVKKINSYITKKVADKLSELFKKDRPSYEEKWNDLSVFVKYGMISDEKFYEKATKFVLLKNVDEETFTLEDYRAKVDVAQKDKHERTVMIYANDPASQDAAITAAKKQGYDVLLLDHIIDNHFLQTLEQKESKLTFVRIDSDTVDNLVQKDETKESVLNEEQTTTVKELFGKVAGEGKAIEVKPLSPDDQPVQIVRPEFMRRMKEMQAMQGMDFGGFPDDYKVIVNANHPLVADKVLNAEGEGQNEVADYLYKLALLNQNMLKGKELTAFVEKSMGFLK
- a CDS encoding RNA polymerase sigma factor, which codes for MIGRVRWRRRIKHLDDTQLVKRFQQSGNDVYFDELFERYHALVFGICLNLTAHREDSKDLTLSIFQKAYTGLSGKAIERFDHWLLSMARHECFYFIRQQAKARKNLRQWLQTQAQEEGFMLNEAFRRHCYAEEIAQDKLLENGLADLTSPQQKCLNLFLYEYQSYQEIAQTTGFSLREVKSHLQNGRLKLKRWILQQQDSKNKLSE
- a CDS encoding DinB family protein codes for the protein MRTISKPTPDQHPDWAPVYINKVADDGRVLEFLAQGLKEILALTENLTEAQWNYRYAEDKWTIKEVLVHLMDVERVFSYRGLSAARGDKTSLPGFDHNAYVPASRANHRTGTSIMAEYQALRAATLAFFQHLDDEALSTIGEAKEQPCTARAMVYMIAGHERHHLQILRERYLNS
- a CDS encoding winged helix-turn-helix domain-containing protein; protein product: MKELITHLRKAFDHRVRLGVMSMLMVTDWVDFTHLRDHLEISDGNLASHLKALDKEGYVELRKQFIGRRPNTSYRVTEKGRVAFLDHLAYLEKIINLQKEDEE
- a CDS encoding DUF4153 domain-containing protein, with product MKKSFLILLLALWWHLLTWEAQLGLNTLLFSVSITAALVWIKPQAFARTEVKYLLAAWCTAGFWVFWHNSILSIMVYSLFGFVTLGYLQEIKVRFWVFGIVESIRALFGGWWISIRHQGEELGDKYAFLPSWRKVRLLILPVLIVLPFYLIYSKANTALEAFNTTLLNWADRLFQLELDWSRVVVFLLGWALVAAFLGRRNGIAPLHQWVANWTYPLHRKRQRLWPAKTMALKQEYQSALLTFTALNVLLGIINLLDIVFVWFSRQERTASELSAYVHEGTWLLIFSIVLAMMVVLGFFRANLNFITNNQRLRLLAYVWLGQNAFLALSVGVRNGHYIHHYALAHGRVVVVFFLALVLFGLFTMYLKVKGPKTIYFLLQTNATAVMVALLLASSFNWDRFITNYNLKRENPDLYLLVQGLGNNLTPLLQAAEGNTMLADQLQAYDLSKRGDRLARKWEKTDWRSWNWSEYRQYQAWQKYLKTIK
- a CDS encoding DUF1361 domain-containing protein; protein product: MKSFLHSFFQKERALLFLSLLASGLVFFRIFCLQETSIDGYSGLLSWPRLRFLFLGWNLLLAWIPLGLVYLLPKLPKKRWLQGGILTLWLLFFPNAPYLMTDLIHLSERPGIPLWFDALLLFTFAYLGLILGVRALEGLRGYLRQQYSGSWAHGFTFVTLLLSGLGIYLGRVLRWNSWDALLRPRGPILDALALVHSPFQNGEAWLMIFLFTLVFSTIFWSQSGQIRNAP
- a CDS encoding acyl-CoA dehydrogenase family protein, giving the protein MAEVATSEKTLRGGEFLVRDTRPEEIFIPEEFNEEQRMIRDMVRDFIETQIFPNTEKIEKQEDNIAAKLLDAVAELGLLGTHMPEEYGGMELDTNTNTLICDAMGPSGAFTVSYAAHTGIGMLPILYFGTDQQKEAFLPRLITGELKAAYCLTEPGSGSDALAAKTRADLTPDGQHYVLNGQKMWISNAGFADLFIVFAQIDGDKFTGFIVPRKSEGLSLGAEEAKLGIKGSSTRQVFFEDVKVPVGNVLGEIGKGHLIAFNALNTGRFKLNALSNGGAKECITISVRYANERHQFKQPIANFGAIKYKLAEQTIRVFASESALYRTSQLMQDWNENLKKQGVGFGQAKLQAAEEYAIECALLKVIGSEALDYIVDENLQIHGGMGYSEEGTAARAYRDSRINRIYEGTNEINRLLSVDMFFRRGIAGAFDMVGPAWAVQKELASMPSLEQPEGPYGQEIKAVAEFKKILLMVAGAAGKMQMEGQLNLKTEQEIVMNLANILIDVFQTESTLLRVQKLADMDDKPQAQEVYDAILKVLIHDATARINKEASDAVASFAEGDLLRTFLMGIKRFTKYPPVNVKQERRRIADTLIAANQYAF
- a CDS encoding formylglycine-generating enzyme family protein; this translates as MKTLCSYVPLFFFTAFALSFLSLSPVFETAKLSDVAVDAGELLVTEMITVPGGTFRMGDNFGDGGLNEKPAHMVTISTFEIGKYELTFAEYDRFCSSTSRPLPRDERWGRDQMPVINVSWYDAVAYCNWRSEQEGYTKVYRVEIEKAFDGSDEKVFYADWQANGYRLPTEAEWEYAASWSNSSEKTTRRTIRASERYAGTSSEHLLDDYANFCDANCSFRWKTTPRDDGYAHTAPVGQFLPNELGVYDMSGNVWEWCWDYFDEDYYKDSPKEDPRGSNIGGYRIVRGGSWRNLQPEVRCAYRQEKSPGRGNFNTGFRLARTVN
- a CDS encoding cytochrome P450, which codes for MASIPVIPRAVSLPTTLSFAHDPIAGLQAYSERYGNTFYLYIGGVSKSLITIDPEVAQHVLQKQHRRYEKSPIQTDVLSKYVGRGLLTNTGSSWLRQRRLIQPGFHRDRLAALTKIMQGVIDQELDLLSQRSNDQAVDVYEEMLRITFRIVGRAIFSEDVVEEELDQLGDKITQIQEYVIKEVRLPFLRWWYILSGMRDRNLGLSRDILDMQRKFIRRREESGATRDDLLQMLLDARYEDTGLPMEEQQLVEETGILFVAGHETSANALAWTLYLLAKHPEIQEQVRQELKETAPDRSPAFTDLRSLPILTNVIQEAMRLYPPAWITDRVALEDDEIGGAKIPKGTVIIPFIYGIHHSTQFWDDPEVFRPARFQNNPSPYTYFPFGGGPRLCIGNNFAMMEMQLVIAAWLRRFSFQLIPDQGVKAKALITLRPANGIKMYLQENK